One Micromonas commoda chromosome 5, complete sequence genomic window, cgtcctcgaggacgaggcggcaGTCGTGAGTCTTCCAGGGCTTCTCGGTCGCCATGGATTTGACTGAAACGAAAGGGGACGAGGGGAGAGCGGTCAGCGTCGGCGGTCGAGGgtcggcgcgatcgtcgggAAAAGCGCCCGCACCGCGGTGCACGTGTGGGGTATTTTTTGAACTGGGGCTTGGGCGGCTGggccgacgcgcgagctcgggggtTATCGGTCGATGACtcaccgtcgacgacggcggatcGAACCGGGCGGACACGCCTGGCGGCACCCGCCGAGGGTTTGGGGCCCTGGACTCGGCGGGACgtcagcgacgccgcctgGGCAACCGCAATCGCAGCCATCTTGCTCGCTTTTTGACGTGCTTTTCTCTCTGcaaacgccctcgcgggtgGCGGTGCGGGGGAGCGCGAACTGGGTCTCTCTGACCCTAACGCACGGACAAGGACGTCGACGCTACGACGTGCCTCGGGAAACTCTTAGATAGACGCGGGGGAAAGGCTCTCCTCGTGTCCACTTACGCTACCGCGCGTGCCAGCTCTGCGCCGATcggccgccgctctcggCCCAAGGTGACTCGGTTCAAACTGTTTTCGAAGCAGATTTTttggggcggcggcaccgcaTCCGAGATTTTTGAGCATTCTCCGATGAAAAACAGACTGGGCGGTGAAACAACTCGTCGAGGCACGGTCTGCCGAAAGCGGGGTTGATCGGGTGCCCTCTATGTTGATCGGGCGAGATATGCAAAGGCAACCGCACCAAGGTTCCAACCGGCGGGTTCACGATTTACCGACTGTTCATCAGTAGACAACCTTCGCCGCTACACCCGGCACACGTAGGAGGACGATTTGGTCACGTATCTCACCCACCTGTGCGCCCCCTTCCCGTCcttcccgcccccgcccggcgcgatccCGTCCGCCCCCCCCGTCGGACCGCCCCCGATCTGCAGGTACCGCACCTGCAGCCGAGACGCGTTGTACGTCGGAATCGTGAAACTCAGCGTCGCGGGACCGCACTCCTTcttcgacgccctcgcgctggcCTCGTCCGGGAACGACACGTTGATCGTGAGCACGTGCTCCCCCTGCCCCTTCACCTTCTTGAACTGCCACACCACCGCCCGGTCAGCCTGCGTGTACGCCGCGTGTTGCTGCCCCGATCCGACGGAGCCCTGCTCCAGCGTGGGGTGCGCGTTGACGCAGTTTCTGGGCACCGGGAACTTCACCTGCAGACCCGTGCACGTGTTCCGCACCGGGAACTCGGCTTTGAGCATGAGCGTCACCTGCAGCCGGTACGGGGTTccgtcgtcgatgaccgTCTGCAGCCGAAACGGCGGATCGAATTCCCCCGCGACTCGATAGTTCATCAGCGCAAactcccccgcgggcggggtcaTGGAGATGGTCCTGTCGACGTCAAACTGCGACAGATCCGCGGACTCGTGGAAGTTGCAGTCGTCCAACAGCACCGCcatgcccccgcccgcgctgtACCCCTGGTACCGCCCGGGGCCCCCGAACGCGCCCAGGTCCCTGCCGCCGATGGCCAACTCCTCGTTGAGCGCGAGCTTGATCGTGGGCCTGTCGTGCAGAAAGTTGCGAACCTGGATCGAGCCGTCGATCTCGGAGGACACCTGCGAGCCGTCGGAGGCGAACGTCACGTTGAGCttctccacgacgtcgacgaagaTCTCGTTCCTGCCGCCGGCGGATTCGTCCGGGCCctgcggcgtcgcgatgacCGATCGGTTCACCGCGCTCctcttcgcgctcgtcggcgcgccgccaGACCCGAATTGGCCCACGGACGCGCTGAAGAACCCGTACTTCTTGGgcgtgacgccgccgccgaccgagGACTTGCCGACGTCCTCCGTGGCGTGTATCGGCTCGTTGAACACGCGTTGCTTGAGCGTTTCCGTGTCCGTGGTTTGCGCGTATCCGTGGTCGAGCATCTCGTCGATGAGTTCGTACGCGAGGATCGAGTTCTTTCGCAGCGCGTCTTCGCTCAGGACGCCGCAGTAGTCCTTGATCACcttggcgacgcggtggaggagctcgaggactaAGGAGGGCGACACGTTCttgcgcgtcgtcgccgcgacgaagaggCCCGCGACCTTGACGTGCACGTAGTTCACGCCGTCTTCGCTGAACACCGCGGGGGCCTTGTCGCCGTCTTTCCAGAACTTGACGGTGCGAAAGAAGACCTCCGTGGTGATCTTCACCGGGACGTCCAGCCTGAACTGCTTGTTGATGATGACGTCGCCTCTGGGAGAGAGGATGAAGAGCTGCGAGATCATGGCTGCCTGGCGAAAGGAGGtggcgcgcctcgtcgcgagATCCAGTTGGCTGCCCTAATTCGTCGCGTAGGGTGTTTCGCGAACGCTGGCGGGTTCCCGCGCCTCCGGCCGTGCAAGCGGCGCTGCTTTACCCCGTATGATGAGGACACGTCCTGCTCTCGCGATGCGACGGCCGCGAGAACCCACGTCTCCGGTCGGGATCGCGCGACTGGACTCCGCGACGGTCGGTGCCCTCTTCGAATATAATGTTGACATTTGTGGCTTATTCGCCGGTGAAAAGCGAAATTCGGCAAATGGCAATCCACGCGAGTCCTGTAACTGTTTGTGCATACGTGCGTGCCCGGGCGCTGTCCGCCCCAGGTTTCGCCGCCCGTTTGGCGTTGGCACCGGATCTACGCAGCGACACAGGACGGGGTCGTCGGGCGTAACGAACGGtttctcgccgtcgccaacgcaCCCTCAGCTCACGGCGCTTCACGCGGAGGCTTTCGGTCCGAACGCGGGACCCTTAGGTAGAACCGTGTACCAGCGAGCGAACGCTTCGTCacgtccgtcgtcggcgacatGGCGTCGTCCAACAAGCCGATGGAGATCGGCACGGTCGGCGCGCTGACCCTCAGCGTCGCGTCCTCAGTCtcgatcgtcatcgtcaacaAGTACCTGATCAGCACGCTGGGGTACAGATACGTCACGTTCCTCACCGCTTTGCACAtgctcgtcaccgtcggcgccctgagggtcgccgcgaggtcgggaTGGCTCGAGCCAAAGTCCATCGATCGAGGCGCGCTGCTTCGCTTCTCCATCCTCAACGGCGTCTCCATCGGGTTCCTGAACCTGTCCCTCGGGTTCAACAGCGTTGGGTTCTACCAGATGACCAAGCTCGCCATCATTCCCTGCACGGTGGCGATACAGACGATCTTCTACGCCAAGCAGTTCAGCGCGAGGGTCAAGGGATCGCTGTGTGTCTtactcggcggcgtcgccgtcgcgacggtgacggatCTGGAGCTGAACACGATAGGGTCGGTCATGTCCATATGCGCCGTCGTCACCACGTGCGTGTCGCAGATCTGGACCAACACCATGCAGAAGACGTACGGGGTGTCGTCCACGCAGCTTTtacacgcggcgtcgccctaCATGGCGCTGACGCTGGGATTCATCTCCGTTCCGCTCGACGGTTTCCTCGTCGGCGGATCGCCGCTGTACTACGAGTAcagcgcgcccgtcgtcttcgtcgcggcgctgacgtgcgccatcgcggtcgccgtgAACTTCTCCACGTTTCTCGTCATCGGAAagtgcgacgcggtgacgtaCCAGGTGCTCGGGCACCTGAAGACCATGCTCGTGCTGATGTTTGGATTCGTCGCGTTAAACAACCCGGTGGCTGGGAAGAACATCCTGggcatcgccatcgcgctgGCGGGTATGGTGGCGTACGGGGTGGCCGAGAACGCGGAtaagaaggcggcggagcagaAGGGGGGCGGGAGCGTGCTGCCGGTCaccggcaacggcggcgcgaacggcggcgcgaagtgATGAGTGTAAGGGTTAGCGCGGGCGAAAGGTTCAATGAACGCGTCTCAATGAAAGCACTCGGAAGTGATAAATCCgcccggcggccgcgcgtccctcccgcCCGTCGTTCGGAACGCGaacacggcggcgcccgcgagcaccgcccccgcggcgaggtacgcggcgacgtccaccgccggcgtCTTGGACGGaaacccgcgcgcctccccctccccgtccccgtcctcctccccctccccgtcctcgcccgcctccccgtcgtcgacgattggctcgaggtcgtcgtcgtatcCGTGCGCGCGAAGcaacgtccacgtcgtctccgcgcgaCCCTTCGCCACGAACAGCCCGTGCGCGTACAGGAACCCCCGTAGGGTCAACCCCGTgtggtcgccgtcgagcgtcacgacgcccgcgccgttcgtcgcgtccgcgcacgtCCGCTTAAGCCCGTCCagctcgcccggcgccggcgcgacgccgaatGCCCGCCGCTGCATGCGAACCAagtcgacgtccgcgagtgcgccgtcgccgtcgacgtcgtgcgcgtgaaacacgtcggcgagcgcgcgagtgCACCGCGCGGACAGCTCGGCGATCTGCCCGGGCGAGCTGGACGGGTCGCTGGAGCTCGGCTGCGTTTGGAGCAGGGGCGCTACGGGGAAAATCGCCCCCCTCCTCGCCAGCCGCACGGTTTTCAACGCGTTGAAACCCGTGCGCGCGCTGCACTCCACGCACGACTCGATCTCGCGCCACGCGTCCATCAGCGCCAGCAGCGCGGcctccacgtcgacgtcgccgtcgccgccgccgccgccgccgccgttcgcgtcgttcgaagcccccggcgcggcggtttTTGGATTTGGTTTTAGATTTGGTTTCGGTTTCTTCGGTTTGTCCGCGGCCGGcgctccgtcggcgcggccggcgtcgtcgtcggaacgGCCGACAccgttcgcgccgttcgtcaccggcgtccgcccgccggcgtcctccccgcggcgcgcgtcgcgcctgcACCCGGCGACCACCACCGGGATCCTCCGCGtgccctcgtcgtcttcgtcgtcgttgtcgcCCATCTCCGACGGTTGGGACCCCGAGCGTctgcgcgcccgtcgcctcggccgctggagcgcctcgcgcagcGCCGGGAGCCACAGCGAACTGAGCGCGTTGATGCGTTCCGTCACTTCCCGCGTCGTTCCGCCCGCGTCGTACGCCaacacgacgacgtcggcgtcgcgcgcgacgcctcgcagGTGCGGCACGAGCGACGCCAGCGGCGGGCACGAGGTGGGGACGGTAccgttcgcgcccccgccgccgccgctcgacggcgcccacCCCGGCGTGTCCAGCAACATCACCGCgcgatcgtcatcgtcgtcgggcccggcgaggtgcgccgggatcgtcgctggcggcgcggtgctccgcgcgttccgtcCCCAGCCGTCGGAGTGATGGCGACGGGCGTGGAAGTCCGCCCCGTGCCCGGCGgggccgacgcccgcggcgctcgccgccgcgcgcgcgagcgcggtctTCCCGGCACCCGGCGGGCCGCAtatcgcgacgcgcacgggcCCGCGGGGCGCCAttcgcgcgcccgtcgccccaccactggctcgcggcgcgccccttcCCACTGGCTccccggcgaccgcgcgccccggcTCGAAAACGCGAGTCGTCCAACAGATTTCCAAACCCAGCGGGCGTG contains:
- a CDS encoding predicted protein, whose amino-acid sequence is MISQLFILSPRGDVIINKQFRLDVPVKITTEVFFRTVKFWKDGDKAPAVFSEDGVNYVHVKVAGLFVAATTRKNVSPSLVLELLHRVAKVIKDYCGVLSEDALRKNSILAYELIDEMLDHGYAQTTDTETLKQRVFNEPIHATEDVGKSSVGGGVTPKKYGFFSASVGQFGSGGAPTSAKRSAVNRSVIATPQGPDESAGGRNEIFVDVVEKLNVTFASDGSQVSSEIDGSIQVRNFLHDRPTIKLALNEELAIGGRDLGAFGGPGRYQGYSAGGGMAVLLDDCNFHESADLSQFDVDRTISMTPPAGEFALMNYRVAGEFDPPFRLQTVIDDGTPYRLQVTLMLKAEFPVRNTCTGLQVKFPVPRNCVNAHPTLEQGSVGSGQQHAAYTQADRAVVWQFKKVKGQGEHVLTINVSFPDEASARASKKECGPATLSFTIPTYNASRLQVRYLQIGGGPTGGADGIAPGGGGKDGKGAHRWVRYVTKSSSYVCRV
- a CDS encoding Drug/Metabolite transporter superfamily (glucose-6-phosphate:phosphate translocator) yields the protein MASSNKPMEIGTVGALTLSVASSVSIVIVNKYLISTLGYRYVTFLTALHMLVTVGALRVAARSGWLEPKSIDRGALLRFSILNGVSIGFLNLSLGFNSVGFYQMTKLAIIPCTVAIQTIFYAKQFSARVKGSLCVLLGGVAVATVTDLELNTIGSVMSICAVVTTCVSQIWTNTMQKTYGVSSTQLLHAASPYMALTLGFISVPLDGFLVGGSPLYYEYSAPVVFVAALTCAIAVAVNFSTFLVIGKCDAVTYQVLGHLKTMLVLMFGFVALNNPVAGKNILGIAIALAGMVAYGVAENADKKAAEQKGGGSVLPVTGNGGANGGAK
- a CDS encoding predicted protein, producing MAPRGPVRVAICGPPGAGKTALARAAASAAGVGPAGHGADFHARRHHSDGWGRNARSTAPPATIPAHLAGPDDDDDRAVMLLDTPGWAPSSGGGGGANGTVPTSCPPLASLVPHLRGVARDADVVVLAYDAGGTTREVTERINALSSLWLPALREALQRPRRRARRRSGSQPSEMGDNDDEDDEGTRRIPVVVAGCRRDARRGEDAGGRTPVTNGANGVGRSDDDAGRADGAPAADKPKKPKPNLKPNPKTAAPGASNDANGGGGGGGDGDVDVEAALLALMDAWREIESCVECSARTGFNALKTVRLARRGAIFPVAPLLQTQPSSSDPSSSPGQIAELSARCTRALADVFHAHDVDGDGALADVDLVRMQRRAFGVAPAPGELDGLKRTCADATNGAGVVTLDGDHTGLTLRGFLYAHGLFVAKGRAETTWTLLRAHGYDDDLEPIVDDGEAGEDGEGEEDGDGEGEARGFPSKTPAVDVAAYLAAGAVLAGAAVFAFRTTGGRDARPPGGFITSECFH